A genomic segment from Microcella flavibacter encodes:
- a CDS encoding LGFP repeat-containing protein, translating into MSGAVHSRSQAAVDRVQRSVAVLLALLMVAVIVVADHSSAPPARAADLSQFDPGNIISDEVFFDSRTMTESEVQSFFESRVSRCATGRQCLINWRGDTFTREATSRCARYQGAAQESAARVVWKVSQACGINPRVLIVMLQKEQGLVTSTAPSDYAWRAAMGYGCPDTAACDSAYYGFYNQVYNAAAQMQRYTQTSSQWRYQPGRVNTIQWHPNAACGSTSVYIHNQATANLYIYTPYQPNRAALNAGYGIGDSCSSYGNRNFYSYFVDWFGPTTYDVPGTIGTLWRSLGASGSEIGSPAGPQLAYSPNGGGYAQEFTKGYIYASGSGIAALRKNSAIFARYAADGSQYGGHGWPRTSELCDSVGCVAAFQGGAIGWTPSGGVAEVTGAAWLVYYAQGHAEGALGAPRQAVSASPDGRGSMQRFTGGTIYLGPGGDHHLLARSAITQTYEATGGPTGELGWPTSPETCVSGACWVEFESGVLGWTPSTGVRSVTGAVLAAYRQAGGPRGSLGVPVGSETGYAVAGGGSAQDFQGGYVYRRGTEAVALRKGSGIFQRYSALGSQYGPLGWPRSGESCSGTSSCSVLFDEGRIVWSPAGGIHVITGDIEEAFEETGGVTGLLGAPTSGEFGYAVGGGGSAQDFQAGYVYSSSSGTHALRKNSAIFQRYAALGSQYSSLGWPASAETCPTGTTCSIDFRSGVIGWSAAGGVHIVPDPLAPEFRRVGGMAAAGAPTSAVFADAARGGGRAQAFQNAYGYASPAGTAVLLTSSPIFREYARLGSQRGDLGWPVASQTCSSTSCMVAFQGGRLSLDLASGAITRSP; encoded by the coding sequence GTGTCCGGAGCAGTTCACTCGCGATCGCAGGCAGCGGTCGACCGCGTTCAGCGATCCGTCGCCGTCCTCCTCGCCCTGCTGATGGTCGCCGTCATCGTCGTCGCCGATCACTCGTCGGCGCCGCCCGCGAGGGCCGCGGACCTCAGCCAGTTCGACCCGGGGAACATCATCAGCGACGAGGTGTTCTTCGACTCGCGCACGATGACCGAGTCGGAGGTGCAGAGCTTCTTCGAGTCGCGCGTCTCCCGATGCGCCACGGGGCGCCAGTGCCTGATCAACTGGCGCGGCGACACCTTCACGCGCGAGGCGACCAGTCGGTGCGCGCGATATCAAGGAGCAGCGCAGGAGTCCGCGGCCCGGGTGGTCTGGAAGGTCTCCCAGGCCTGCGGTATCAACCCCCGCGTCCTCATCGTGATGCTCCAGAAGGAGCAGGGCCTCGTCACCTCGACGGCCCCGTCCGACTACGCGTGGCGGGCGGCAATGGGGTACGGCTGCCCCGACACGGCCGCGTGCGACTCCGCGTATTACGGCTTCTACAACCAGGTCTACAACGCCGCCGCGCAGATGCAGCGGTACACCCAGACCTCTTCGCAGTGGCGCTACCAGCCCGGGCGGGTCAACACCATTCAGTGGCACCCGAACGCCGCGTGCGGCTCGACGTCCGTGTACATCCACAATCAGGCCACGGCCAATCTCTACATCTACACGCCGTACCAGCCGAATCGCGCCGCCCTCAACGCCGGCTACGGGATCGGTGACTCCTGCTCCTCGTACGGCAATAGGAACTTCTACAGCTACTTCGTCGACTGGTTCGGCCCGACGACGTACGACGTGCCAGGCACCATCGGCACTCTCTGGAGGTCTCTGGGCGCATCGGGCAGCGAGATCGGCAGCCCGGCGGGCCCGCAGCTCGCGTACTCGCCCAATGGCGGTGGCTATGCGCAGGAGTTCACCAAGGGCTACATCTATGCGAGCGGGTCCGGAATTGCCGCGCTGCGGAAGAACAGCGCGATCTTCGCCCGGTACGCCGCTGACGGGTCGCAATACGGCGGGCACGGATGGCCGCGTACGAGCGAGCTCTGCGACTCGGTGGGATGCGTCGCCGCGTTCCAGGGGGGTGCGATCGGCTGGACCCCCTCGGGCGGGGTGGCGGAGGTCACGGGCGCGGCATGGCTCGTCTATTACGCCCAAGGACACGCCGAGGGTGCGCTCGGGGCTCCGCGCCAGGCCGTCTCCGCGAGCCCGGATGGGCGCGGTTCCATGCAGCGCTTTACCGGGGGAACGATCTACCTCGGCCCCGGCGGTGACCATCATCTGCTCGCGCGGAGCGCTATCACGCAGACCTACGAGGCAACGGGAGGGCCGACGGGGGAGCTGGGCTGGCCGACCTCTCCGGAGACCTGCGTTTCCGGAGCGTGCTGGGTCGAGTTCGAATCGGGCGTCCTCGGATGGACGCCGAGCACCGGAGTGCGATCGGTGACCGGCGCGGTACTGGCGGCGTACCGGCAGGCCGGAGGACCGCGGGGATCTCTCGGGGTGCCGGTCGGATCGGAGACGGGATACGCCGTCGCCGGGGGCGGTTCCGCCCAGGACTTCCAGGGTGGCTACGTCTACCGGAGGGGGACCGAGGCCGTGGCGCTTCGGAAGGGGAGCGGCATCTTCCAGCGGTACTCGGCGCTCGGCTCGCAGTACGGCCCGCTGGGCTGGCCGCGGTCGGGCGAGTCCTGTTCCGGAACCTCCTCGTGCAGCGTGCTCTTCGACGAGGGGCGGATCGTCTGGAGCCCCGCAGGCGGCATCCACGTGATCACCGGCGACATCGAGGAGGCCTTCGAGGAGACCGGCGGCGTCACCGGACTGCTGGGCGCGCCGACCAGCGGCGAGTTCGGGTACGCGGTCGGAGGCGGGGGCTCGGCGCAGGACTTCCAGGCCGGCTACGTCTACTCGTCGAGCAGCGGCACGCATGCTCTTCGGAAGAACAGCGCGATCTTCCAGCGCTACGCGGCGCTCGGCTCCCAGTACAGCTCCCTCGGGTGGCCCGCGAGCGCGGAGACCTGCCCGACGGGCACCACCTGCTCGATCGACTTCCGCAGCGGGGTAATCGGCTGGTCGGCGGCCGGGGGCGTCCACATCGTGCCCGATCCCCTCGCGCCGGAATTCCGACGCGTGGGCGGGATGGCCGCTGCCGGAGCGCCGACCAGCGCGGTGTTCGCCGATGCGGCTCGCGGCGGCGGGCGCGCGCAGGCGTTCCAGAACGCCTACGGGTACGCCTCCCCGGCCGGCACGGCGGTGCTCCTGACGAGCAGCCCGATCTTCCGTGAGTACGCGCGCCTCGGCTCGCAGCGCGGCGATCTCGGGTGGCCGGTCGCGTCTCAGACGTGCTCGTCGACCAGCTGCATGGTCGCGTTCCAGGGCGGACGCCTGTCGCTCGACCTCGCGTCCGGAGCCATTACGCGCTCGCCGTGA
- a CDS encoding LCP family protein — MSLVSPLRLPDARQSALMTRRGWWLLGLNLLIPGTAQMLAGNRRWGRFAVGATFTLWAIALAMLLLFLLWRPVALTIATNVVSLWVAQLGLVFYAVLWFATTINAFALVRVGTVAPRARGALAAFTALSLVLAVGTTGWAAWNTGVGRDALGSVFAGGGIEDPIDGRYTILLLGGDAGPDRTGLRPDSISLASIDADTGAVTMIGIPRNLYNAPFSEGSPLWEAFPDGYSCGDDCLISYLYPYAEERPELYPDAAAEGSTPGIEAMRDAVEGVTGIPVQYTALIDMQGFAQLIDALGGVTVSLEQPVEVGTNGRPLEFVIPAGEQRLDGFTALWFARTRYNITDFQRMEHQRQLQEAMLRQLEPATVLTRFQAIAEAGTQVVKTDIPQAMLGRFADLAVQSREHPVTDLELVPPTLDNVDPDYVLARQLVAEAVAPVESAAP; from the coding sequence GTGAGCCTGGTGTCACCGCTGCGGCTGCCCGATGCGCGGCAGTCCGCGCTCATGACCCGCCGCGGCTGGTGGCTGCTCGGGCTGAACCTCCTCATCCCCGGCACGGCGCAGATGCTCGCCGGCAACCGGCGCTGGGGCCGCTTCGCCGTCGGCGCCACCTTCACGCTCTGGGCGATCGCGCTCGCGATGCTCCTGCTCTTCCTGCTGTGGCGCCCCGTCGCGCTCACGATCGCCACCAACGTCGTCTCGCTCTGGGTGGCCCAGCTCGGTCTCGTGTTCTACGCCGTGCTGTGGTTCGCGACGACCATCAACGCCTTCGCGCTGGTGCGGGTCGGCACCGTCGCGCCCCGGGCGCGCGGAGCCCTCGCCGCTTTCACCGCGCTGAGCCTGGTGCTCGCGGTGGGGACGACCGGCTGGGCGGCCTGGAACACCGGCGTCGGCCGCGACGCCCTCGGCAGCGTCTTCGCCGGAGGAGGCATCGAGGATCCGATCGACGGCCGCTACACGATCCTGCTGCTCGGCGGCGACGCGGGGCCCGACCGCACCGGCCTCCGCCCCGACTCGATCAGCCTCGCGAGCATCGACGCCGACACCGGCGCGGTGACGATGATCGGCATCCCGCGCAACCTCTACAACGCGCCCTTCTCCGAGGGCTCCCCGCTCTGGGAGGCCTTCCCCGACGGCTACTCCTGCGGCGACGACTGCCTCATCAGCTACCTCTACCCCTACGCGGAGGAGCGCCCCGAGCTGTACCCCGACGCCGCGGCCGAGGGCTCGACGCCCGGCATCGAGGCCATGCGCGACGCCGTGGAGGGCGTGACGGGCATCCCCGTGCAGTACACGGCCCTCATCGACATGCAGGGCTTCGCGCAGCTCATCGACGCGCTCGGCGGTGTGACGGTGTCGCTCGAGCAGCCTGTCGAGGTGGGCACCAACGGGCGCCCGCTCGAGTTCGTGATCCCCGCCGGCGAGCAGCGGCTCGACGGCTTCACCGCCCTGTGGTTCGCCCGCACCCGCTACAACATCACCGACTTCCAGCGCATGGAGCATCAGCGGCAGCTGCAGGAGGCGATGCTGCGTCAGCTCGAGCCCGCGACCGTGCTCACCCGCTTCCAGGCCATCGCCGAGGCGGGCACGCAGGTCGTCAAGACTGACATCCCGCAGGCGATGCTCGGGCGGTTCGCGGATCTCGCCGTCCAGTCGCGGGAGCATCCCGTCACCGACCTCGAGCTCGTGCCGCCGACGCTCGACAACGTGGACCCCGACTACGTCCTCGCGCGGCAGCTCGTCGCCGAGGCCGTGGCGCCGGTCGAGTCCGCCGCGCCGTAA
- a CDS encoding glycosyltransferase — MTDTTRPRTVAVVVAFNRRDLLIEVLQALHDQTEPPASIVVVDNASTDDSSAVALAAGPLVDLVRLERNTGGAGGFAAGLAHALERHDPHWLWLMDDDTVPTATALERLRATAEEAGASVAGSRVVWTDGSDHPMNTPRRKPFVGREERERAESAGGMAIRSTSFVSMLVRADAVRRAGLPLADYFIWNDDFEYSTRLLRDGRGVFAPASVVVHKTRVLGATDADPGARFYYEVRNKLWMLRRSRSLRRREKLLYGASSVRRWVRTAMRSADRGVLDDAFRRGWRDGWRTDPRPTADVLAGLPVATAVARVDVGAGR; from the coding sequence ATGACCGACACGACCCGCCCCCGCACCGTCGCGGTCGTCGTCGCCTTCAACCGGCGGGACCTCCTCATCGAGGTGCTGCAGGCGCTGCACGATCAGACCGAGCCGCCGGCGTCGATCGTCGTCGTCGACAACGCGTCGACCGATGACTCCTCCGCGGTCGCGCTCGCCGCCGGGCCCCTCGTCGACCTCGTGCGCCTCGAGCGCAACACGGGCGGCGCCGGCGGCTTTGCGGCCGGGCTCGCGCACGCGCTCGAGCGGCACGATCCGCACTGGTTGTGGCTGATGGACGACGACACCGTGCCGACGGCGACGGCGCTCGAGCGCCTGCGCGCCACCGCCGAGGAGGCGGGCGCCTCGGTCGCCGGCTCCCGAGTGGTGTGGACGGACGGCAGCGACCATCCCATGAACACCCCGCGCCGCAAGCCCTTCGTGGGGCGCGAGGAGCGCGAGCGGGCCGAGAGCGCGGGCGGCATGGCCATCCGGAGCACCTCGTTCGTGTCGATGCTCGTGCGGGCGGACGCGGTGCGTCGCGCCGGTCTGCCGCTCGCCGACTACTTCATCTGGAACGACGACTTCGAGTACTCGACGCGCCTGCTGCGCGACGGGCGCGGAGTCTTCGCCCCGGCGAGCGTCGTCGTGCACAAGACGCGCGTGCTCGGGGCGACCGACGCCGACCCCGGGGCGCGCTTCTACTACGAGGTGCGCAACAAGCTGTGGATGCTGCGCCGGTCGCGCAGCCTGCGCCGTCGCGAGAAGCTGCTGTACGGCGCCTCGTCGGTGCGCCGCTGGGTGCGCACCGCGATGCGCAGCGCCGATCGGGGCGTACTCGACGACGCCTTCCGCCGCGGCTGGCGCGACGGCTGGCGCACCGATCCGCGCCCGACGGCCGACGTGCTCGCCGGTCTGCCGGTGGCGACCGCGGTGGCGCGGGTCGACGTCGGGGCCGGTCGATGA
- a CDS encoding glycosyltransferase yields MTALPFSLLLPVYHGDRADHFSKAFRSSVDEQSRPPAQVVIVQDGPVDDALATAIREAVAASAVPVEHVALPANVGLAAALTEGLARCDHDVVARMDADDISLPSRFSRQLPLIEQGLDLVGTGMFEFLDDVGTIVGSRTPRTDPADIAAYARFHDPFSHPTVVYRRSAVDRAGGYQPLGVMEDYWLFARMIAAGAAVGNVAEPLVMYRVGEGAYARRGGIEQWRSEKALQYAFRRIGFTTRTQFARNLLVRGVYRFVPEPVRRIAYRRFIAAPRG; encoded by the coding sequence ATGACGGCGCTGCCCTTCTCCCTGCTGCTGCCGGTCTACCACGGCGATCGCGCCGACCACTTCAGCAAGGCCTTCCGCAGCAGCGTCGACGAGCAGTCGAGACCTCCGGCGCAGGTCGTCATCGTGCAGGACGGCCCCGTCGACGACGCCCTCGCGACGGCGATCCGCGAGGCGGTCGCGGCGAGCGCCGTGCCCGTCGAGCACGTCGCGCTGCCGGCCAACGTCGGTTTGGCCGCGGCGCTCACCGAGGGTCTCGCGCGCTGCGATCACGACGTGGTGGCGCGCATGGATGCGGATGACATCTCGCTGCCCTCGCGCTTCTCGCGGCAGCTGCCGCTGATCGAGCAGGGGCTCGATCTGGTCGGCACCGGCATGTTCGAGTTCCTCGACGACGTCGGCACCATCGTCGGCTCGCGCACGCCGCGCACCGACCCTGCCGACATCGCCGCCTACGCGCGGTTCCACGACCCGTTCAGCCATCCGACCGTCGTCTACCGCCGCTCCGCCGTCGACCGTGCCGGGGGCTATCAGCCCCTCGGGGTCATGGAGGACTACTGGCTGTTCGCGCGCATGATCGCGGCGGGCGCCGCGGTCGGCAACGTCGCCGAGCCGCTCGTGATGTACCGCGTCGGCGAGGGCGCCTACGCCCGCCGGGGCGGCATCGAGCAGTGGCGCAGCGAGAAGGCGCTGCAGTACGCCTTCAGGCGCATCGGTTTCACGACGCGAACGCAGTTCGCGCGCAACCTGCTCGTGCGCGGCGTGTACCGCTTCGTCCCCGAGCCGGTGCGACGCATCGCCTACCGACGGTTCATCGCCGCCCCGCGCGGTTGA
- a CDS encoding NAD-dependent epimerase/dehydratase family protein: MINKVVVTGSNGYIGRHVVAELARRGVRTVAVSRSAPAQQPDGVVTMTEDIGAPSAALLEEIGEADVLLHFAWRDGFVLGSRAHGDDLSMHHRFLVDAAEAGVGRIAVAGTMHEVGYHEGAVTADTLERPASPYGVAKRALRELLALELPSRGAALQWLRCFYIVGDDEHSQSVFAKLRVAALRGDELFPFTTGKNEYDFIDIEQLAVQIVDAASQDAHTGIIHCCSGVPESLASRMERYIADHGWSIRLDYGAFPDRPFDSPGIWGDATTISLIQHDAAR, encoded by the coding sequence ATGATCAACAAAGTCGTGGTGACCGGGTCCAACGGCTACATCGGGCGTCATGTGGTCGCTGAGCTGGCCCGTCGCGGTGTGCGGACCGTAGCTGTTTCACGATCCGCTCCGGCTCAGCAGCCCGACGGGGTCGTGACCATGACGGAGGACATCGGCGCACCGTCGGCCGCACTCCTGGAGGAGATCGGCGAGGCCGACGTCCTCCTGCACTTCGCCTGGCGCGACGGCTTCGTCCTCGGCTCCCGGGCGCACGGTGACGATCTCTCCATGCATCATCGCTTCCTGGTCGACGCGGCCGAGGCCGGGGTGGGCCGGATAGCTGTGGCCGGCACCATGCACGAGGTCGGGTACCACGAAGGGGCGGTCACCGCCGACACGCTCGAACGCCCCGCGTCCCCGTACGGAGTCGCGAAGCGCGCCCTGCGGGAGCTGCTCGCCCTCGAGCTGCCATCGCGAGGCGCCGCTCTCCAGTGGCTGCGGTGCTTCTACATCGTCGGGGACGATGAGCACAGCCAATCGGTGTTCGCGAAGCTGCGGGTGGCGGCCCTGAGGGGTGACGAGCTGTTCCCCTTCACGACCGGCAAGAACGAGTACGATTTCATCGACATCGAGCAGCTCGCGGTGCAGATCGTGGACGCCGCCTCCCAGGACGCTCATACCGGGATCATCCACTGCTGCAGCGGCGTGCCGGAGTCCCTCGCGTCGAGGATGGAGCGGTACATCGCGGATCATGGGTGGAGCATCCGGCTCGACTATGGAGCCTTCCCGGACCGACCCTTCGACTCGCCCGGCATCTGGGGCGACGCCACCACGATCTCGCTCATCCAGCACGACGCCGCTCGGTGA
- the rfbB gene encoding dTDP-glucose 4,6-dehydratase: MSNLLITGGAGFIGSNFVRYLVENTDHRMTVLDKLTYAGSRESLAGLPSDRVELVVGDIVDASTVDALVEQADAVVHFAAESHNDNSLNDPTPFLSTNIIGTFTLLEAARKTGTRFHHISTDEVYGDLELDDPERFTESTPYNPSSPYSSTKAGSDLLVRAWVRSFGVQATISNCSNNYGPLQHVEKFIPRQITNVIDGVAPRLYGRGQNVRDWIHVDDHSSAVLAVLERGRIGETYLIGADGERTNVEVVEAVLRLMGNDPDGYDLVADRPGHDLRYAIDSSKLRDELGWRPAFDDFEAGLESTIDWYRRNEPWWREQKRDAEAKYALTGQ; the protein is encoded by the coding sequence ATGAGCAATCTGCTGATCACGGGCGGCGCGGGATTCATCGGGTCGAACTTTGTCCGGTACCTCGTGGAGAACACCGACCATCGAATGACGGTCCTCGATAAGCTCACCTACGCCGGAAGCCGGGAATCGCTCGCGGGCCTCCCCTCGGACCGGGTCGAGCTCGTCGTCGGCGACATCGTCGACGCCTCGACCGTCGATGCGCTCGTCGAGCAGGCCGATGCGGTCGTGCACTTCGCGGCGGAGTCGCACAACGACAATTCGTTGAACGACCCGACTCCTTTCCTGTCGACCAACATCATCGGCACCTTCACGCTTCTGGAGGCCGCGCGCAAGACCGGCACCCGGTTCCACCACATCTCGACGGACGAGGTCTACGGCGACCTCGAGCTCGACGACCCGGAGCGGTTCACCGAGTCGACGCCGTACAACCCCTCGAGCCCTTACTCCTCAACTAAGGCGGGCTCCGACCTGCTCGTGCGGGCGTGGGTGCGCTCGTTCGGGGTGCAGGCGACCATCTCGAACTGCTCGAATAACTACGGTCCGCTGCAGCACGTCGAGAAGTTCATCCCGCGCCAGATCACGAACGTGATCGACGGCGTCGCCCCGCGACTCTACGGGCGCGGTCAGAACGTGCGCGACTGGATCCACGTCGACGATCACTCGAGCGCGGTCCTCGCGGTCCTCGAGCGCGGCCGCATCGGCGAGACCTACCTCATCGGGGCCGATGGGGAGCGGACGAACGTGGAAGTGGTCGAGGCCGTGCTGCGGCTCATGGGGAACGATCCGGACGGCTACGATCTCGTGGCCGACCGGCCAGGGCACGATCTGCGTTACGCGATCGACTCGAGCAAGCTGCGGGACGAGCTCGGGTGGCGCCCGGCCTTCGACGACTTCGAGGCGGGCCTCGAGTCGACCATCGACTGGTACCGGCGGAACGAGCCGTGGTGGCGTGAGCAGAAGCGCGACGCCGAGGCGAAGTACGCGCTCACCGGGCAGTAG
- a CDS encoding glycosyltransferase family 4 protein, with protein MSGATLRVVLDQVASPAPNGVGRYGLELVRQLIATAPRGCLVSGIVPSSPEAEYARITESLPGLAGLYKSALDRSQLAAAWQHGFTRLPGSGMIHAPSLLAPLYRHDRFSAPEEQIVVTIHDAVPWTHPEAMPARAASWARAMGRRAERYADAVVVPTHAVAEQLSTVLDLGDRIRVIAGAVSTSLVLPDDADAVADSLSLPERYVLAVGPFTARTGIRDLVWAMVDLHAPAVPLVLVGAGAGPRDELESVLQDARIPDDRVVELGALSDAELAVVYQRAHALVMPSIAEGLALPALEAMSLGTPVVHSDAPTLLEVAADAGLVVPRSDASTFPRRLAETLRDLLSDDAQRQELAWRGRDRAKAFTWRDAAEKTWQLHSDL; from the coding sequence ATGAGCGGGGCGACCCTGCGCGTGGTGCTCGACCAGGTCGCCTCCCCCGCTCCGAACGGCGTCGGGCGCTATGGTCTCGAGCTCGTGCGCCAGCTCATCGCGACGGCACCCCGGGGGTGCCTCGTCAGCGGGATCGTGCCCTCCTCCCCCGAGGCCGAGTACGCGAGGATCACCGAGTCGCTGCCCGGGCTCGCGGGCCTCTACAAGAGCGCGCTCGACCGCTCCCAGCTCGCCGCGGCGTGGCAGCACGGCTTCACCCGCCTGCCCGGCTCCGGCATGATCCACGCCCCGAGCCTGCTGGCGCCGCTCTACCGCCACGACCGCTTCAGCGCGCCGGAGGAGCAGATCGTCGTCACGATCCACGACGCCGTCCCCTGGACGCATCCGGAGGCCATGCCCGCTCGAGCGGCGTCCTGGGCCCGCGCGATGGGCCGGCGCGCGGAGCGGTACGCCGACGCCGTGGTCGTACCCACCCACGCGGTCGCCGAGCAGCTCTCCACCGTGCTCGACCTCGGCGACCGCATCCGGGTCATCGCCGGCGCGGTGAGCACCTCGCTCGTCCTGCCCGACGACGCCGACGCCGTCGCGGATTCGCTGTCGCTGCCGGAGCGGTACGTGCTCGCCGTCGGTCCGTTCACGGCGCGGACGGGCATCCGGGATCTGGTCTGGGCGATGGTCGATCTGCACGCACCGGCGGTGCCGCTCGTGCTCGTGGGGGCCGGTGCCGGCCCGCGGGACGAGCTCGAGTCGGTGCTGCAGGACGCTCGGATCCCCGACGACCGCGTCGTCGAGCTGGGCGCGCTCAGCGATGCGGAGCTCGCCGTCGTCTACCAGCGGGCGCACGCCCTCGTCATGCCGTCGATCGCGGAGGGGCTCGCGCTGCCGGCCCTGGAGGCGATGAGCCTCGGCACCCCGGTCGTGCACTCCGACGCCCCCACCCTGCTCGAGGTGGCGGCCGATGCCGGTCTCGTCGTGCCGCGCTCGGATGCATCGACCTTCCCCCGACGGCTCGCGGAGACGCTGCGCGACCTGCTCTCCGACGACGCGCAGCGGCAGGAGCTCGCGTGGCGCGGACGGGATCGCGCGAAGGCCTTCACCTGGCGGGATGCCGCCGAGAAGACCTGGCAGCTGCACTCCGACCTGTAG
- a CDS encoding YfhO family protein, giving the protein MTALDARPLPRLVEEDARGRTSATAVAALVAGALTLLLASARLVLTPRYYYYDDTQTGAVGQWWELGERLTTGEWSILSPSRWQAGNYLAEGQWGLLSPLTSLIALLTRASEDMVVAATIVKVSLLVLTAVGTVLLLRSFGSSATWAIAAGVATPLIGFTAYMDAPSWVTGLVTSSLFPWAWWGLRRASIGRNPSILLVASSLLVTAGYVFGVLALATLMIATLIQHAVRSERAAALRVLLAGGIIGAISLVIYLPAILTSSVSVRASTAIDNDNFLNADLSDLLAASIPTGSVSIQAWWGAFPGAPLQYVAWFVPLVLLALPCARRTLVDLVPAGVTAVTMLLLVIGPSAVGPLRFPVRMMPYLGIAVIVIVIVLLSRVDWSTIPRGRWIGVSILLAAGGFAAWSQQPETLLRVALAVGAGVAAIAVLRLLAVGRIPPLPRLDASRTAALVVVATSAALTIPQIYWLPASPLPDFGAESEVEELDQILPEARGDTFVVGSALERLRTGGDEVLAANLWYFAEPDVQNTYTVLQYREYAEELCMDLRGSTCQSAFETLFDVDRLTDEPLADLLAISSVLVLEEDGRSRAPKAPDGWSMTEQGDAGWLFVRDEEIPGAGGVAWTAPGVDLRIDELTETGIRATVLEDVDSGAAVLSRLAWPGYTVDGATLADPHRGYLLAVDLAGARAGDTIAIEFRPPAWSLLAGGGILALAVGLAWSAWAAVAARRDDRPSVNRAGRR; this is encoded by the coding sequence ATGACCGCACTGGATGCCAGGCCGCTCCCGCGCCTCGTCGAAGAAGACGCTCGGGGCCGTACGTCGGCGACGGCGGTCGCCGCACTGGTAGCTGGTGCCCTCACGCTCCTCCTGGCGTCGGCGCGCCTCGTGCTCACCCCCCGGTACTACTACTACGACGACACGCAGACGGGCGCCGTCGGGCAATGGTGGGAGCTCGGCGAACGCCTGACGACCGGTGAGTGGAGCATCCTGAGTCCGTCCCGCTGGCAGGCGGGCAATTACCTCGCGGAGGGCCAATGGGGGCTGCTCAGCCCCCTCACGAGCCTCATCGCCCTTCTCACCAGGGCGAGCGAGGACATGGTCGTGGCCGCGACGATCGTGAAGGTGTCGCTCCTCGTCCTGACCGCAGTGGGCACCGTGCTCCTCCTCCGCTCCTTCGGATCGAGCGCGACGTGGGCGATCGCCGCCGGCGTCGCGACTCCCCTCATCGGCTTCACCGCGTACATGGACGCCCCGTCCTGGGTGACCGGCCTCGTGACCTCCTCGCTCTTCCCGTGGGCATGGTGGGGCCTCCGACGCGCCTCGATCGGCCGTAATCCCTCGATCCTTCTCGTCGCGAGCTCTCTGCTCGTGACGGCCGGCTACGTGTTCGGCGTCCTCGCGCTCGCGACGCTGATGATCGCGACGCTCATCCAGCACGCCGTGCGCTCCGAGCGGGCGGCAGCCCTCCGCGTCCTCCTCGCCGGAGGGATCATCGGCGCGATCTCCCTTGTCATCTACCTGCCGGCGATCCTCACGTCCTCGGTCTCCGTGCGGGCATCCACCGCCATCGACAACGACAACTTCCTCAACGCCGACCTCAGCGATCTGCTCGCGGCGAGCATCCCGACCGGATCGGTCTCCATCCAGGCCTGGTGGGGGGCGTTCCCCGGCGCGCCGCTGCAGTACGTCGCGTGGTTCGTGCCTCTCGTGCTGCTGGCCCTGCCGTGCGCGCGCCGCACGCTCGTCGACCTCGTCCCCGCCGGCGTCACCGCCGTGACCATGCTCCTGCTCGTCATCGGTCCGAGTGCGGTCGGACCGCTCCGCTTCCCCGTGCGCATGATGCCCTACCTCGGGATCGCCGTGATCGTCATCGTGATCGTGCTGCTCAGTCGCGTCGACTGGAGCACGATCCCCCGCGGCCGATGGATCGGCGTCTCGATCCTCCTCGCCGCCGGGGGCTTCGCCGCATGGTCGCAGCAGCCCGAGACGCTCCTGCGCGTCGCGCTCGCCGTCGGCGCCGGGGTCGCCGCGATCGCGGTCCTGCGCCTGCTCGCCGTCGGCCGAATCCCCCCGCTGCCACGACTCGACGCCTCCAGGACGGCCGCCCTCGTGGTCGTCGCCACGTCCGCCGCCCTGACCATCCCTCAGATCTACTGGCTGCCGGCCAGCCCCCTGCCTGATTTCGGCGCGGAATCGGAGGTCGAGGAGCTGGATCAGATCTTGCCCGAAGCCCGCGGTGACACGTTCGTCGTGGGTTCGGCTCTCGAACGTCTCCGCACCGGCGGCGACGAGGTACTGGCGGCCAACCTGTGGTACTTCGCCGAACCGGACGTGCAGAACACGTACACCGTGCTGCAGTATCGCGAGTACGCGGAGGAGCTCTGCATGGATCTGCGCGGCTCGACCTGCCAGTCCGCCTTCGAGACGCTGTTCGACGTGGATCGCCTGACCGACGAGCCCCTCGCGGACCTGCTCGCGATCTCCTCGGTGCTGGTGCTGGAGGAGGACGGCCGCTCCCGCGCTCCCAAGGCGCCTGACGGCTGGAGCATGACCGAGCAGGGGGACGCCGGCTGGCTGTTCGTGCGGGACGAGGAGATCCCCGGCGCAGGCGGAGTCGCCTGGACCGCACCGGGGGTGGATCTGCGCATCGACGAGCTGACGGAGACCGGGATCCGGGCGACCGTGCTCGAGGATGTGGACTCCGGAGCCGCGGTGCTGAGCAGGCTCGCCTGGCCCGGCTACACGGTGGACGGCGCCACGCTCGCCGACCCGCATCGTGGATACCTCCTCGCTGTCGACCTCGCCGGTGCGCGCGCCGGAGACACCATCGCCATCGAGTTTCGGCCGCCGGCCTGGTCCCTGCTCGCTGGGGGCGGGATCCTCGCGCTCGCCGTAGGACTGGCGTGGAGCGCGTGGGCGGCGGTCGCCGCGCGACGCGACGATCGCCCGTCCGTCAACCGCGCGGGGCGGCGATGA